ACCAAAACTACATAAGTTAAATTTTAGCCCTAAAGTATAAATAGGCTATTCCACATTCATGAGATTGagatatttattgataaaatcatAATGTCTATAATgtggaatattattattatttttcaaatatatttataaatgttagCCAACTAGTATTTTTAGTTATTGAAAATAACATcgcatattatataattttacaaCAAGATAGTATTAAATTCGTACCTACTTCTTATGgtaaaaattatatacataaataacgtGCTTTCATAATTTTATGTTGATAGATGAAAGTGATGAAACTCCACTATTGGAATTAGATTGAAAGGTTGCTTGCAAGATTCAAACCAACATTCACTATGATTTTCATTCGGAGAATACTAATTGTTTAGTTATATTATTCGACTTGTGCCCTTCACCTTTATATTACAATCTAGCTTAACCTACTTGATAAATTACAGTTGAATCAATAAAACCGCGCTTACTTTTTTTCTGGCATAACTATCCCTGTATCCTAGAAATACACGAGAGAGCATTGATActtgtaaattaaaatactaaataGTCATTCCCTTAAAGTAACCGTAGCGGCACCTCCTCTGATCCTGCAGCTGCCCGATCTTGGAAGACATTTCGTTCTCCCGGCACACTCCACAGAAGATGCTCGTGACCATGTGGAGCGGACTGCGGTAGTACAGGCTCGGGTCCTTCAGTGACTTGTTTTGTTTGTGGCAGCACACGTGTATGAACAATTCGACAATCATAAGTAACATGATCAGAACCGCTGGAAAAACTGCCGCCATCGGTATCAGAAGCAACCTCGGACTAAACACATTCGAGCCtctgattatattctcttttaATACTTGGAATTTTTTCGTCTTGCTCATGTATCCCCTAGGAAAGTGTATGGTATCGGTAGGAGGCGCGGCCACGCGCGGCCCGACCGCGGCGGAAGACGGCGTCGGCTCGCCCGTCTCGTCGTTAACGAGGTACGTGACAATCTCGCCGGTCTCGTCGTCACAACAAAAATGCCTTTGCCTCGACATGTTTATCTGAAAAAGAATACAATTTTAGTTACCTACCTGTTTTATAAAGAAGAAATTGTGAGTTTGGGATCTTGAAAATTGGTGTTTTTGCTGTAGTTTAACGTTAATGTAGTTAATTACATGTTATGCCGTCGCGAAAAAAATATAAGGAAAATGTTTGATCGTACAATGTTTGGATTGCGTTTTTTGCTTTGAAACCGGTTTAAAACCTTCACTTGAATCACTTGTTATTCTGGATCACAAAGGGGAATACTTTTGGCATTACCTATTTGGCACTGAtaaattattgtaatatttattttattatttatgtgaAATACATACCGTCCATATACCGTCACACACTATGGTCACACATCAAACATCAAAAATGAAAAAACAAAATTCAAAACGTCATACGTCACTGTGACATTCAGAGATTCACACGCCAAATTGTCTATGGGCTATGTATGATCTATGATTTCCTCTTAttatgtagctttatttgagtCTGTTCATTATCAAACCTACACAATCCATTAAGAACGCACTTattccatgaatctagtattttaactggataagCCTTGAGGGGTGgagggaaatgaccgaacgggatagtcttatgtatctttcagtaggagtagcagcgaaaacgctattattgtttgtccttgtcacagtctcacatttttttttattctccaCCTTTAATTCGTATGCATTATGGtgagcaacaaataaattcgaccaatcatataTACTTGGTATaatatctatacttggtcaagcagatcttgtcagtagaaaaaagcggcaaatttgaaatatgtaggcgcaaagagatatcgtcccatagaaaatttgaatttcgcgcctttttgtactgacaagatttgctcaTCTATGAAGAAGTAAATAATTACATCCATTACGTTAATTTTGTTACATCAGTTCCATATATATCTGAGAATATCACGTACGCACGCAcgctataattataaatataattataaaaagtttAAGTGATATAAAGTCGTAAACGTGTATAGGAACGTATAAGTCATTTGTCAAATGACTGTCATCTGTTTAGGtcaaaatttaaaataggccGACGTATAAAACCTCGTATTTATGTAGATATCTTTTCTTGGTCCTTGTAAATATAACTGGAAGACGTGTAAATTAGAAGAACATTACAGAGTTctacaataaataacacaatcgccgtaaaaaaaggtaattttgtaAATCTAAATACCATTAGAAATTGCGTTTTAAGCACTCCTTCAAAATAAAGAAGTAGGCAAATGAAACAATAGAGATATTTATGTAATTGTGTTTGTTTTGCGATTAGCTTAAACAATTGTTGGTTGCTATTTTTATGGCGTTTTAAGCTATTCTGGATATTCGGTGCGtcctaaatattattatattttgatttaagATTGACCTTCACGGGCTGAAAGGTCATTATACTGTTTATATAATGTTTCGGTTGCTTTGTTTTCGCACTCCTCTGCAGCGTGATACATGGAATATCACCTTAGTCCAATAAAGAAGCAAATGAgaccacaaatattttttttaagataatggttttaaaaaaatcGACCATAAAACGGGTTTATTCTAAATTtgaatttatgtaggtatattttcttgGTTCAGCGGTGGTAGTGGCACCAAGGGAGAGTGataatattgtttattattgtatttattttgtattgatttGTATGTAGATGGGCGCCCTCTAGCTGCCCTTGTTTGTACAGTAATAAATAGTGTGTGATGTGCTGATGTGATAGTTGTTAAAACAGTTTGTGTTGTCACTCTGTTATCACATGCAGAGTGACTATTTAtagtatttcattatttagttgTGAGAAACGGGTAAGTGTTAACTTCAATATGCTTTCGTAATATTTTGTTAGTGGGGAGGTATACCAATTTATTTCTGGAGTTCAATCTctcttagttttgttgtttagtaattatagtgtacatatttaaaacatTTGTAAAACCTTTTATTActgaattttttaaatttatgtttGTACTAAATTAGTGAATGTATGTGCATCAGTTACTGCTTGActtattaatgtaaaaaaatgctCACTGTTATGTTAGAATCCATATATGCTAACTACACCTTCGTGAGACAAATAGTGGAGTGACACTATAATGTAAATGTGATATTTCAGGGGTCACGAAATGGCGGGCCGCGGTCCAGATTCGGACCGccaacctattttattttttgcttattCAATAAGCAAAGCAATTCAATTCAAGTAGAAACTGACCACGGTGGTCATCTTATTTTAAAAGCTGGACCCCTAAATAGTAaaagtcaagattgtttactttTTTTCTAAATGCTAATAAAATACTAAGGAAGGTTTCCACCTTCCTTTAAAGGAAAggaagggaggcctttgcccagcagtgggacactaaaacaggctaacaaaaaaacgaactatagacatatctgggccattttatttaaagttgtcccctacactttttttaatttgtgaatttctacgttatttctactcagaatcacgagctctctctatcctaataggagaaaaaaagtctcccaagggttttatttccattctgttaccatttttcataggctttgtatggcggtcacggaatggagagatcgaaaaatatatggaaattttgggacactttttcccCTATTAAGaccaaaagagctcgtgattctgtgtagaaataacaaaaaattccaaattaaaaataatagtataggggacaactttaaataaaatggcccatctgcttgataaaaactatctacTCCCATACTCTGTCACTGAAAGTTTGTTCTGAGTTAGCTTTCCCGGTTATTCCTTATGCCGATGCATCTCAACCGACTGAAAGTAGGTTAAACTTGACTTATTTATGCGGTTAGTTCTTTGTCTCGAGCCAAACTGATGTGAATTTCAAAATgcttttctgtacagtaattttatttgaatttgaaatcaatAATCCGGGAATtaggtttttattatttaaaattaaagaaatgcaactctgttccaattgaaaatggtttaaaatacaaTACCATTCTATTCTACTCTTAAATAGGCCTAGCACTTGTTATTATCGCGTATCTTTAACAGAACCAATTGATTCGAAGTGCTAAATAGACCTAGTTGTAAGTTGACAAGAGCCAGAGTGCCATTAAAGAACCTCATGACTGTTTGAAACTTTATTACGACGgcgtaaggtttatttttgatcgAGTTCCAATGGCCACTTGGCCTTCTTTTAACGTTGAACgtgttaagaggaaagggggcgATCTGTTctacatacaaacgtagtcttcATTTTCCTCCCTAGATAttgacattatagaaaatattttttgtgaattttatgtattttaatttaaaaaaaacagtggTCGGGCATATAGCTAGTATGCCCGACcactgtttttttatttcgatttttactttattataagagttaggaggtTCTATAAAATTTGTCTGAAACCTGTTTTTCGCTTCTAACTCTTATAATGattaaaaaatcgaaaaaaatcaaacggTCGGGATGATGATTTGAGGCAGCTATGATTAAAATATGTCTAATTGTgtacaaatattttcaatgaTTGGAGCGGCTAATGGATGACGAAGGACCAGCGGAAGGAAGCGCAGCCCGAAGATAAGATGGGGCTATGGCTatgtatgaataaattatgGGATTAATGGGCCGACCTTACCTGCATGTAATTTTCATTGGTTTCGGCGGCCGCCAGAAATGTGGTTCGTTATTCCTTCTTTCTTGTCCGTTCTCTCCACTTTTATATTTCTATTCACGCGAAACgtatttttataatagtttatatTGATTGATGTATTTTTGCTCAATGACAGCAATGtcaatattttaattgtttacttGCGGTTTGATAGGTCGGCAGAAGAGGCGGGTGATGTGAAAAATGAGGtcgaatatatttataaaagaaaGAGTGAGCGATATGGATGAATGTGAATGATAATGAATGAAAAGGGGCGCGAACATTCTCCCCCGGCTTTAAAGGGTTCCTTTAAAGgaaacaaaactaaataaagtaAGAGATAACCCTTCTCATCAAACTAAGAAACGAACATTCACAACAATAGCGAAATAACAAACTAAAGAAAAGTATTATCCTAACGAATTatactatgtacatattattggtTAGGCAGTGGGCACAATCGCACGACAGGACGTACAAAACTTCCCTTATTTATCCTGACAGTGACAACGCGGGTTAAACCGTCCTTCGAAGGATGTACTGCCTCTACAACGCCTAAAGGCCATGAAAATGGCGGCGCATTATCTACCTTTATAACAACCACAGTGCCAATTACGATAGGAACTGATAACGTGGCCCATCTGACCGGCATGCAAATGCTTTCTGTGGAAATAGTCAACAATCATATTATTAACTACATGATCACGTCGCGGAACTACAATTGGGTGTTTCTGCGTATATTCCAAGTCAGCATTTGACAGTCGGCCTCCAACACGAATGAGACCGTCTTTATCTATAAACGGTTTAAGCTTTTGTAAAGCAGGCGAGCAATACTTCTCGCTCTTAATTTTATCAATATCATCACTAAACGCTTGTAACGATGAACGAATTTTACCTCCAGCGAACTCTAAGTCAGATCGAGTAAGTGCCGTATTAGAGCGCGGTTTCGGTTTAAGAATGCGATACACGTATACGATGATGCGCAATAAACGAGACCACGACGATATCCGCTGAGCGAGCGAATAAAGTGGCGACTCTGACACATCCGTAGTTGTAGCGTGTGTAAGAGGTTTAAGCTCTGGCACCTCACCGATGGACTTTCGATCGAGCTCCCTTAAAGGCCACTCCGATGGATGCTTGGAAGCCCAAGCTGGTCCCGTGAACCACAAAGGATGATCCACTAGCTTAGCAGGCGTTAGTCCACGGGACAGGCAATCCGCGGGATTTTCCAAGCCCGCCACATGATGAAAGCAGCTGGCCGGAATAGCTTCGATAATCTTAACTACCCGGTTGGCAACAAACGTTTGCCAGCGGTGTGGTGATGACTGAATCCAGCAGAGGGCAACCTTCGAATCAGTAAACGCATAGATCTCGTTAATGTTATACCGGGATTCGAAGTTATCTTGCACCTTCCGCATGAGCTTTGCCAGGAGGACCGCAGCACACAGTTCTAACCTCGCGACGGAGACTGTTTTAAGGGGACAGACCTTCGACTTGGAACACACCAGCCGGACAGTCACTTCGTCTCCCTTTAGAACCTGAAGATATACTACACCTCCATATGCACGCTCAGATGCATCACCGAAGCCTAAAAGGTTTATAGTACAACTCTGTACTACTCCAAGATGGCGCGGTATGTGGATTTCATAAAGTTTAGGAAACTCCGAACAGAATCGGTCCCATAAATCCACAATATGGGGTGGGGGAGTCTCATCCCAGTCGCATTTGATCAACCAAAGCTCCTGGATGAGGAGTTTTGCATATAAGACCACTGGAGCTACTAGGCCCACATTATCCCATAGACGTGCCACTGCGGACAAGATCGTCCTTTTAGTGCACGTTGAGTCTGGTTCTTTCACTTTGAAATGGAAGTAATCACCAGATTTATTCCAACATAACCCAAGAACCTTTTGCGAGACCCCTGGGTCAGTTTCAATGTCTACGGAAGCCCGATGCGAAGCAGGTATTTCACGTAGCACGGCGTCTGAATTGCAAGTCCATTTCATAAGATCAAATTGACCGCATTTGAATAGATCAATCAGCTCCTTAGCCGCAGCAATAGCAACAAACTCATCCTGCTGTTGCGACTCATCTGACATAATGCTAAAGCATACGTTATCCATGTAAGTACAGGAGGATGCAATCGCTGCAGCCTTGGGAAACTTATGCCCGTCGTCTGCAATCAGCTGACGGACGACGCGGAGCGCGTGATAGGGACTCGACTTCATGCCAAAACACACACGATTAAACTCGTATGTAGTAATGGGATCTGCCGGGCGGAATCTATATAAGATTCGCTGAAACTGGCGGTCCGCTTCGCGAACGCCAatctgtagaaacatttgacggCAATCGGCCGAAAGCGCTATTTTGGATAAGCTAAAGTTTAGAAGGATTGAAAACAAATCCCCCTTTAGGTTGGGCCCTGAGTGCAAAACATCATTCAACGACAGGCCTGTACTTGTCTTGCTACTCGAGTCCAGGACCATGTACACTTTGGTCGTTTTGTCCTCGCGCACGATAGCATGGTGAGGAACTATGTATGCGATGGCTGGTGAGGCGTTCATGGAGTTAGTTACCTCCGATATGTAACCCTTACTGACGTATTCACGAATAATATCGTCATAGGCGGCACGCAACATACTCGATAACTCTAGCTTCCTTTCGAGGCAAAGAAAGCGCCTCTTAGCAGCAGAATGCGACTCTCCAAGCTTGAACACATCATCTCGGAAAGGCAATGCGACAGTATATCTACCACTAGTGTCGCGCGTGGTGGTAGTGCGAAAGTAATCCTCGCATTCAAGGTCATCTTGACTTTGAGCGGGCGGAGCGGATACTTCCTCAAGCTCCCAGAACCTTTTGAGGAGGTGGTCCATGGAGTCCTGAACGGAAGTACAACATGCCGAAGTATATTTACGCGGTGCCTGTAAAGCAGGAACCGAACCCATTAAAATATACCCCAATACCGTCTGAATAGCCGGTGGCATATGGTCCACGTCGCTTTTAACAATGTGCGGTAGCAACAAATATGGGAATATAGTTGCACCCACCAGCACATCAATTGCGACGGGCGTATCCAACGTGTCGTCAGCCAAAGGGAGTCCATGAACATGCGTGAGTGTTGACATGTCCACGGGCACTGACGGCAAGTCGTCGGTAATGCGATCTACCACAAGACTCGAAACGTCAAAGTTGACGTTTTCGTCAAACCGCGAAAATATTTTGATGTTTGCGTCacctttaacaatttttttagtttttccaaTGCCAAATACAGCGCTTggttttttatcaaaattcaaACCTAATCGCTTACAACACTCCTCAGTAATGAAGTTACTTTGTGACGCGGTGTCAAGTAAACATTTGATGACTTGCGCGCCACCCTTATTATCGCGGACGATAACCTTCGCGGTGGACAGCAAAACCGTATCACACGAAGATGTTGAGTTTTGATTTGACATCTTATTGTTAGAGGCCGCTAGTGCTTGAGTCACGATAGACGTGTTACAAGATGTGCTCTCCGGCGGTGAAGACGACTCAGCCGCGGCGCTCGCAGATGTATTTGACACATCAGACGTCGTAGCCTTTTCATCCTTGTCGTTGTCAAAATGCAACAGAGTATGATGCTTTTGATGGCAAACTCGACATTTCACCTCGGAATTGCACTCGCGGGTGTGGTGTTTGATACTAAGGCAGTTAACACATGCCTTAAGCTCTTTAGCGCGTTTGAATCGTTCGGAAGGCGTTAAGTTGTTGAGGGACggacatttaaataaatgttcatGGACAATATTGTCACACAAACATTTAGTAGTGCTCGCGCAAGCAACATAACTTTGTAGTTTTGGTGCGGCACTACGCGGTTGAGACGACTTAACACCTTTTTCGCGCGATGGATTTACGGCGGCGGAGACGGCGGTACATGGTTGCACATTTTGACAAATCTTAAACTGACTCTTCATAAAATCTGACAGATCACGAAAGGTAGGCAACTTCGTATTGCGGTGCAGCATTTCAAATGCTCGTAGAGATTCCTGGTCTAACTTTTTTAATGCTATATGCAGAAGCATAAAGTCGCTTAAGTCATCAAGCTTAAGCGCTTTAAGCGCATTCGCAGCTGTGACGAATTTATCGATGAATGTCTGAAAGTTAGAATTAACCTTTAAATTGAGCATTTGATCCATGTAGGTCGAGGCAAGAGTGCGCTTGTCTTGAAATCTGTCAATTAAACTATCGAGGATAAGCTGATAATTTTCAGCGCTCGGAGTTATACCCGCGAAGACAGCTTGAGCTTTTGGTGACAATTTCCCAATAAGGTAGAAAAGCTTCTCTTCGTCGGTAAGCGACAGATTGTCGTGCACTCTAGATTTAAAACTAGCATAGAATAGCGGCCAGTTACGTATGTCTCCATCGAACGCTATCAGTTCCATCGTTGGCAAAGAAGGTCTGGCTCTCTCCACTATAGAAGGTGACGAAGAGGCCGGCGGTGCGGCTGGTTGCAGCCGCTTAACCGCTCTCCTGATGCGGCAGTACAAATCTTCGAAGGCTATAATCGGCTGATAATTAGGGACAGCAGCCGCCTTAGCCCTAAGCAACGTGCGATTATACTCATTAACCACCTCTTTGAACTCCGAGCGAAGTTCGTCGATATTTTCCGCAGCGGCAAGGAAACTCTCGCGACTGTCTGCATCTGTATCAACGACTAGCGACTTATTGTAAATGCCCTGGACGAGTTCAAAGAAGATATTGCGTTTTGCTTCAAGCATCAACAACTCATCTTCATAATACGCGCTGTCGACGCtttcgattttttttgtatctttcGCCATAGTGCAGGAGACGGGTTAAGTATGCGGTAAAACAATTTGTTCCTATAAATAAGGATAAACTCTTATAAACGCAAGTATACCTAAATTGCGGGTGCGGTACGGAAATTATATTTAGGTGAGTAACTAGTTTATAAGGGCGGCGCGGAGAATAATAatactcatataaataaatacctaaactgCGGGAGCGATTAATAGAGAATAATTTAGGTAATATTTATACGGGCGGTGCGGGAGGAGAACGATTCGCAATGAATGTATGAGGAGAGAAAAGGGAAAAGAAGAGAAGagaatccggctcgaaggaccagaaATGGAGCGGCTAATGGATGACGAAGGACCAGCGGAAGGAAGCGCAGCCCGAAGATAAGATGGGGCTATGGCTatgtatgaataaattatgGGATTAATGGGCCGACCTTACCTGCATGTAATTTTCATTGGTTTCGGCGGCCGCCAGAAATGTGGTTCGTTATTCCTTCTTTCTTGTCCGTTCTCTCCACTTTTATATTTCTATTCACGCGAAACgtatttttataatagtttatatTGATTGATGTATTTTTGCTCAATGACAGCAATGtcaatattttaattgtttacttGCGGTTTGATAGGTCGGCAGAAGAGGCGGGTGATGTGAAAAATGAGGtcgaatatatttataaaagaaaGAGTGAGCGATATGGATGAATGTGAATGATAATGAATGAAAAGGGGCGCGAACAATGATGTTAATATCCGGAGAGGAAAATGGAgatttttgacaaccctaaatagccgaaagggatagtgccataacttataaagggatatcatgattcgaccatgaatcgctgtcaaacttcggttttgtaggaagtgtacgtcctttctgtacggtagtactattacgaGACACGGTTAACGGATACATTAGAAACTATGTCGGCCAAACTCATTTTAACAAATCTCAATGTCGTTTGACCTCTTCCAGTGTGTTTATAATTAGATGGTATGTTTTTGTCATAACGTAGGTATAGCTTGCATATTCTACCCACTACCATCCTTTTCGAACTCGCTAGAGATCGAAAGGGACAACGCATGCACATtgaataatgttttattaattgtttttaccaATACCTATTGCATGACGTCATTTAGGCGCGATATCAAAAATAAGTCTTATTCAATGTCAATAGTGTTGTAATTCCattgtacagtcgctatcagatacatcggagcggccaaggtgctcacacatATCTGAACACTTCTCTATTATCAAGGCGTTGGAGTGCGTGTTCAGTTATTTTTGAGTAGCACGGACGCTCCGATATTAGATGGCGACTGTATGGAGTGTATGGTATGTTTATGAAGTCAAATGGGATCTTGCCACGGAAGGCCGGCCCGTTTATTTCTTTTATTGTACTAAATTATTTGTTAATTGATCGTGACACGGTTCTATATTGATCTGAATTCGGCAATCAATGTTTTTGTGCGTAGTTttgaataattattatgtatttgtaaatgaATGTGGAATTCGTGGATGGCGTATAGCTAAACTAAAACCCTTTTTTTGCTTTACATGCGTCTCATTTAAAGTAATGAGTTATGGCAAAGAAATGTTTTTGGTatctacaagcttttatcgcagaTTGTACTTTAATACTCATccagacaattaaaaaaaaaacattgcgttGCGTTGgttcatcacagagttcttatggccacctcctgtctccatcatcagatcagctcgatggtaccacaaCATTGCactgtcacccgacttacatatgtatccaaattttcagctcaatcggaaatcgggaagtggatcaaatttaacttcctGCCTGCTTCCTGGCTGTCGTGCATCTAGAGACCTCGTTTGCAAAATTTCACTTACCCCCCTTGGGCCTTGTGTTGCACGTGTTGATTGGCTGAAACAAAATTCCATGGGTACAGTTCCCATCAGACATATCTGAGCGGCCGAGTTtagaaaaatatctgaacacgcctctattgtcaaggcgttagagtgcgtgtttggttttttttagcatctcggccgctccgatatatctgacggcgactgtacgtCAAGCATCTTGCGCGGCCCTGCAATATTGGACGTTGTCGTATTTGTTGATGCGTGCTGGCTGCTGGGGCCTTGTTACCATGATGGCCTTTAGTCGAATGCGCTCAGAGCATATAAGTCAACTAtacttattgcgattctgtttaggacctaaactgaattgctaagggacggagttatgcgacttatatgtaattatgtataatgttttccttcaccgaaaaccaaatgatatttcgtacgtaagttccgaaaaactcgttggtacgagccggggtttgagccCGCGACccccggattgaaagtcgcacgctcttaccgctagaccaccagATAGATATCTCCCGACCTGACAACACTGTATCGTCAGTTACACCACACGTGACATGACAAGGTTGATAACGTTTGACTTGACGATATTTGCAAATTGTCGTTCGTGACATTAGTTGCCTTGTCGGTGAGTTATTGTGGTTGTACACTGTGTACAAACAGCAATTAACCTTTTCTTGTATACCGGTGGACCTTGCATGGGGCCTAGGCTAAGTCAAAACAGTCAGACACATAATTTGTTTCTCATTACGATACCAAAACttcgttacgattggttaaCTTTTGGAGGAGGAATATGTCGAGAACGAAACCTTGATTTCTGaaatttttacgcaggatttttcgcctaagCGTGACGGAGATATTTATCGATAATACTCAAATCTGAGAAGGGGCTCAGCTGGTATATGCTCTTAAATAGCCGTTCAATCCGCAGCGATCGAGATGAGCAAGCTGTGCCGCCAGGTGTCCATCGAGTCCCCCGGAGCCACGCTGAAGGAGTGCGTGTTCAGCTTCGACGTGCCCGTGCCCGAGGTGCCCATGTACGGCGCGCGCATCCGGGTCGCGTATGCCGGCGCCTGCTATAGGTAACTACCACCGGCACATACAGAATCagtattagagatgccccgaatagtggtt
This genomic window from Cydia amplana chromosome Z, ilCydAmpl1.1, whole genome shotgun sequence contains:
- the LOC134661701 gene encoding uncharacterized protein LOC134661701, translated to MAKDTKKIESVDSAYYEDELLMLEAKRNIFFELVQGIYNKSLVVDTDADSRESFLAAAENIDELRSEFKEVVNEYNRTLLRAKAAAVPNYQPIIAFEDLYCRIRRAVKRLQPAAPPASSSPSIVERARPSLPTMELIAFDGDIRNWPLFYASFKSRVHDNLSLTDEEKLFYLIGKLSPKAQAVFADRITDDLPSVPVDMSTLTHVHGLPLADDTLDTPVAIDVLVGATIFPYLLLPHIVKSDVDHMPPAIQTDSMDHLLKRFWELEEVSAPPAQSQDDLECEDYFRTTTTRDTSGRYTVALPFRDDVFKLGESHSAAKRRFLCLERKLELSSMLRAAYDDIIREYVSKGYISEVTNSMNASPAIAYIVPHHAIVREDKTTKVYMVLDSSSKTSTGLSLNDVLHSGPNLKGDLFSILLNFSLSKIALSADCRQMFLQIGVREADRQFQRILYRFRPADPITTYEFNRVCFGMKSSPYHALRVVRQLIADDGHKFPKAAAIASSCTYMDNVCFSIMSDESQQQDEFVAIAAAKELIDLFKCGQFDLMKWTCNSDAVLREIPASHRASVDIETDPGVSQKVLGLCWNKSGDYFHFKVKEPDSTCTKRTILSAVARLWDNVGLVAPVVLYAKLLIQELWLIKCDWDETPPPHIVDLWDRFCSEFPKLYEIHIPRHLGVVQSCTINLLGFGDASERAYGGVVYLQVLKGDEVTVRLVCSKSKVCPLKTVSVARLELCAAVLLAKLMRKVQDNFESRYNINEIYAFTDSKVALCWIQSSPHRWQTFVANRVVKIIEAIPASCFHHVAGLENPADCLSRGLTPAKLVDHPLWFTGPAWASKHPSEWPLRELDRKSIGEVPELKPLTHATTTDVSESPLYSLAQRISSWSRLLRIIVYVYRILKPKPRSNTALTRSDLEFAGGKIRSSLQAFSDDIDKIKSEK
- the LOC134660974 gene encoding uncharacterized protein LOC134660974; the encoded protein is MSRQRHFCCDDETGEIVTYLVNDETGEPTPSSAAVGPRVAAPPTDTIHFPRGYMSKTKKFQVLKENIIRGSNVFSPRLLLIPMAAVFPAVLIMLLMIVELFIHVCCHKQNKSLKDPSLYYRSPLHMVTSIFCGVCRENEMSSKIGQLQDQRRCRYGYFKGMTI